From Rutidosis leptorrhynchoides isolate AG116_Rl617_1_P2 chromosome 3, CSIRO_AGI_Rlap_v1, whole genome shotgun sequence, a single genomic window includes:
- the LOC139901802 gene encoding uncharacterized protein produces MRIARELGVKKLQDYVDSQLVANQINGTFDANDKSMQSYLALVHSLADTFVDFRISQIPRSQNKQAYVLSKLAALTFNHLEKKILVEQVFKKSTEPETTIASVEEEEATWMTDIIEFLRTGSLPEGEKEAMKIRVKAPNYELRGEVLYRKSYLGASLCCVGLKEATMTIDEVHKGSYGLHSGWRTVAERIKRLGYYWPRMYADTAERIIVCQECQLHAPVSRAPQQPMIPITSPWTFCKWAIDIVGPFPKGAGKAEYLVVAIDFFTKWVEAKPLRTITSNPFRSWCQDLNIKQRFTSVVHPQANGQCENNIQEQHRGDTVQFVYGSEAVIPAEITVPTEKNLSYNEGKNDERLRANLNYTEECREMAVIREAANKQRIAKYYDKRVRARTYKVGDLVWRDNQASRAQNTGKLGPNWEGPYKVIGISNTGTYKLAELKGNPIKRTWHATGLKKCCM; encoded by the exons ATGCGTATAGCGCGAGAGTTAGGAGTAAAGAAGTTGCAAGATTATGTGGATTCACAGCTAGTCGCCAATCAGATAAACGGCACATTTGACGCCAATGACAAATCTATGCAATCATACCTGGCTCTAGTTCACTCTCTAGCCGATACATTCGTTGACTTCAGGATCAGCCAAATCCCTAGGAGCCAGAACAAGCAGGCGTATGTGCTCAGTAAGCTAGCGGCCCTCACCTTTAACCATCTGGAAAAGAAAATATTAGTAGAGCAAGTCTTCAAGAAATCCACAGAGCCAGAAACGACGATTGCTTCCGTTGAAGAAGAAGAAGCGACTTGGATGACAGATATCATAGAATTCCTGCGGACTGGGTCTTTGCCTGAAGGGGAAAAGGAGGCGATGAAGATCAGGGTAAAAGCACCGAATTACGAATTGAGAGGAGAAGTTCTATATCGAAAATCTTATTTAGGTGCCTCCCTATGCTGTGTAGGACTTAAAGAAGCCACTATGACTATCGACGAGGTTCACAAGGGATCTTACGGGTTGCATTCTGGATGGAGGACAGTCGCCGAGAGAATTAAACGCCTAGGGTACTATTGGCCCAGAATGTATGCCGACACAGCTGAAAGGATAATAGTTTGCCAGGAGTGCCAGCTACACGCACCAGTTAGCAGAGCGCCACAACAACCTATGATACCTATCACGTCGCCATGGACATTCTGCAAATGGGCCATCGACATAGTGGGACCTTTCCCAAAGGGCGCGGGAAAAGCGGAATACCTAGTGGTCGCCATCGATTTCTTCACTAAATGGGTAGAAGCGAAACCGCTGCGCACCATCACAA GCAACCCCTTTCGCAGCTGGTGTCAGGATTTGAATATCAAGCAACGCTTCACCTCCGTCGTGCACCCGCAAGCTAATGGTCAATGTGAG AACAACATACAAGAACAGCACAGGGGAGACACCGTTCAGTTTGTATACGGTTCAGAAGCAGTAATCCCGGCCGAAATAACAGTTCCAACAGAAAAAAATTTGTCGTACAAcgaaggcaaaaatgatgaaaggTTGCGCGCTAATCTAAATTACACGGAGGAGTGCAGAGAAATGGCAGTAATTCGAGAAGCCGCCAACAAACAGCGCATTGCAAAATATTACGACAAGCGTGTAAGAGCAAGAACTTACAAGGTGGGAGACCTTGTGTGGCGCGACAACCAAGCAAGCAGGGCCCAAAACACTGGGAAGTTAGGGCCGAATTGGGAGGGACCTTACAAGGTCATTGGGATCAGTAACACTGGAACTTACAAACTGGCAGAGCTTAAGGGAAATCCAATCAAGCGGACCTGGCATGCTACCGGGCTTAAAAAATGCTGCATGTAA
- the LOC139898232 gene encoding cytokinin dehydrogenase 7-like gives MIAYLEHFVHDNNDSIEQESSQISMDLEGTIDYRSTGYAAKDFGGLHSSSPLAVVKPSGHHDIVSVIKFASQSPNLTVAARGNGHSINGQSMSRNGIVIDMKSFSSNSSEPLIVMCNGDDGYAVDVNGGALWEDVLIQCVTKGLSPRSWTDYLGLTVGGTLSNAGVSGQTFRYGPQTSNVTELEVVTGNGDTVICSDGQNSDLFFSVLGGLGQFGIITRARVIVQPAPDMVRWIRVVYSEFSEFTQDAEWLITREEGESFDYVEGFVFVNSDDPVNGWPSVVLDPDQFYDPTRSESPVLYCLEVALHYSKGNCSSTVDSKVEKLLGQLGFMDDTLFQVDLTYVDFLLRVKQAEIQAKANGIWDAPHPWLNLFVSKSSIEDFDRSFFKKILKDGIGGPMLVYPILRTKWDERTSVVLPEGDIFYIVALLRFTNPYQKSTCVRDLVLQNHDILQVCVRNGFDFKLYLPHYNNEDGWKQHFGDRWSWFVEMKSRYDPMAILAPGQKIFERQRS, from the exons ATGATAGCTTATTTAGAACATTTCGTTCACGATAACAACGATTCTATCGAACAAGAATCATCACAAATTTCCATGGACCTTGAAGGCACCATTGATTACCGTTCGACCGGTTACGCCGCTAAAGACTTCGGCGGTTTACATTCCTCATCACCTCTCGCCGTCGTCAAACCTTCCGGTCACCACGACATCGTTTCCGTCATCAAATTCGCTTCACAGTCACCAAACCTAACCGTCGCTGCAAGGGGAAACGGTCACTCAATTAACGGTCAGTCCATGTCTCGTAACGGTATCGTTATAGACATGAAGAGCTTTTCTTCAAATTCTTCGGAACCGTTAATTGTTATGTGTAACGGTGACGACGGTTACGCCGTTGATGTTAACGGCGGTGCATTATGGGAAGATGTGCTGATACAGTGTGTTACGAAAGGTTTATCACCACGGTCGTGGACGGATTATTTAGGGTTAACCGTCGGTGGAACGTTATCTAACGCCGGCGTTAGTGGTCAAACATTCCGTTATGGTCCACAAACGTCAAATGTAACGGAATTAGAAGTTGTTACTGGTAACGGTGATACCGTTATTTGTTCCGATGGTCAAAATTCAGACCTCTTTTTTTCAGTTCTTGGTGGGTTAGGTCAATTCGGTATTATTACCCGGGCTCGGGTCATCGTTCAACCCGCCCCGGATATG GTGAGATGGATAAGGGTGGTGTATTCCGAGTTTAGCGAGTTCACTCAGGACGCAGAGTGGTTAATAACTCGGGAGGAAGGTGAGTCGTTTGATTACGTGGAAGGATTTGTGTTTGTGAACAGTGATGACCCGGTAAATGGGTGGCCGTCGGTGGTGCTTGACCCGGATCAGTTTTATGACCCGACCCGATCAGAAAGCCCGGTGTTGTATTGTTTAGAAGTCGCTTTACATTACAGCAAAGGAAACTGCTCCTCAACAGTTGATTCA aaaGTAGAGAAGCTCCTTGGACAGCTGGGATTCATGGACGATACACTCTTTCAAGTGGACCTTACTTATGTTGATTTCTTACTACGTGTAAAACAAGCCGAAATACAAGCTAAAGCTAATGGTATATGGGACGCACCGCACCCATGGCTTAACCTCTTTGTATCCAAATCTTCCATTGAAGATTTTGATCGGTCCTTTTTTAAGAAGATTCTCAAGGATGGGATTGGAGGTCCTATGCTCGTCTACCCTATTCTGCGAACCAA GTGGGACGAACGTACATCAGTAGTGTTACCCGAAGGCGATATCTTTTACATAGTAGCATTGCTCCGGTTTACAAACCCGTATCAAAAGTCGACATGTGTTAGGGATTTGGTCTTACAAAATCATGATATCCTTCAAGTTTGTGTTAGAAATGGGTTCGATTTCAAGTTGTATCTTCCTCATTACAACAATGAAGACGGGTGGAAACAACACTTTGGTGATCGATGGTCGTGGTTTGTGGAAATGAAGTCGAGATACGATCCAATGGCTATTCTTGCACCGGGACAAAAGATATTTGAACGACAACGGTCTTGA